A stretch of Clostridium formicaceticum DNA encodes these proteins:
- a CDS encoding flavin monoamine oxidase family protein, with protein sequence MVMLPLQPPNPTTEERYEMVRFALEMENRPEDFKNVISLLNPPPDITTIRPPGSCKHIKVAILGAGTAGLSAAFELRKLGVHTTVFEAQEKRIGGRIYTHYFDKAKCFYGELGAMRFAASHNVMWHYINLFKLDTRPFIQTNENAFIYVRGVRVRNDPEGRNVQRYIYPKFDMTEQERLLTWQQLEAIAFEEPLLSIPPEIRKEILQIRAFYSPQINVADFFNIRQSMEKAGLSDGAIAMLSNVNPSTGGFLYKSFFEILMEIYGVNFSFMYEIPGGMAKFPEAFQHSLLQEYPQYHYPTISPDDLGKVHLKLGHKIMGLSQCRLDGSVTLQYKVKDNPSIQQEDFDFVICTLPFSSVRQLKLEPLFSSNKMQAIRILTYIAAQKTACFFKSRFWEMGEKKIVGGSSSTDLPINTIWYPSDDALRLEEEVEKDRKKSYHDAYGCKWDTTSPQAPKGPGVLLASYNWGQDAVRLGNVPEPFRIYFIKRQVEEVHGLYPGSLDPLLIDHKTVHWNTEPWFWGAYSFYSPSENRVFSKVAITPEYNNRVFFAGEHVSVSRAWIQGALQTGMMAANDVAKACNRIL encoded by the coding sequence ATGGTAATGCTCCCGCTGCAACCCCCTAATCCCACCACAGAAGAACGCTATGAAATGGTGCGCTTTGCGCTGGAAATGGAAAATCGTCCTGAGGATTTCAAAAATGTTATTTCTCTGCTAAACCCTCCCCCTGATATTACTACAATTCGCCCTCCCGGCTCTTGTAAACACATAAAGGTGGCCATTTTAGGAGCAGGGACGGCAGGCTTATCAGCTGCCTTTGAACTAAGGAAGCTCGGGGTTCATACTACTGTATTTGAAGCACAAGAAAAAAGAATTGGGGGTAGAATTTACACCCATTACTTTGACAAAGCAAAATGTTTTTATGGAGAGCTTGGGGCGATGCGTTTTGCTGCCAGTCATAATGTTATGTGGCATTATATCAACCTTTTTAAGTTAGATACTCGCCCCTTTATACAGACCAACGAAAATGCCTTTATCTATGTACGGGGCGTGCGAGTTAGAAATGACCCTGAAGGTAGAAACGTACAAAGATATATTTACCCAAAGTTTGATATGACGGAGCAGGAAAGGCTCCTGACATGGCAACAGTTAGAAGCCATTGCCTTTGAAGAACCCCTGCTTTCCATTCCTCCGGAAATCAGAAAAGAAATTCTACAAATAAGAGCCTTCTATAGTCCTCAGATAAATGTTGCGGACTTTTTCAATATTCGACAAAGTATGGAGAAGGCTGGGTTAAGCGATGGTGCTATAGCAATGCTAAGTAATGTGAATCCATCGACTGGAGGATTTCTCTATAAAAGCTTTTTCGAAATATTGATGGAGATATACGGGGTGAATTTTTCTTTTATGTATGAAATTCCCGGTGGTATGGCAAAGTTTCCCGAAGCCTTTCAACACTCTCTCCTGCAAGAATATCCTCAATATCACTATCCTACGATCTCCCCTGATGACTTAGGAAAAGTTCATTTAAAGCTTGGGCATAAAATTATGGGACTTAGTCAGTGTAGATTGGATGGAAGTGTAACCCTTCAGTATAAAGTAAAGGATAACCCCTCTATCCAGCAGGAGGACTTTGATTTTGTTATTTGTACCCTCCCCTTCTCTAGTGTCAGACAATTGAAGTTAGAACCTCTATTCAGCAGCAATAAAATGCAAGCCATTAGAATTTTAACCTATATAGCTGCTCAAAAAACTGCTTGTTTCTTTAAAAGCCGTTTTTGGGAAATGGGAGAAAAGAAGATCGTTGGAGGCAGTTCCTCAACGGATTTACCTATTAATACCATCTGGTATCCTTCTGATGATGCCCTTAGGTTGGAAGAAGAAGTAGAAAAGGACCGTAAAAAAAGCTATCATGACGCCTACGGTTGTAAATGGGACACTACATCACCTCAAGCTCCCAAGGGTCCTGGCGTTTTACTGGCTTCCTATAATTGGGGCCAAGACGCTGTAAGATTAGGAAATGTACCTGAACCCTTCCGAATTTATTTTATAAAGAGACAGGTAGAAGAGGTGCATGGCCTCTATCCCGGAAGTCTGGATCCCTTGCTGATCGATCATAAAACTGTCCATTGGAATACAGAACCATGGTTTTGGGGAGCTTATTCCTTCTATTCCCCTAGTGAAAATAGGGTGTTCTCTAAGGTAGCTATAACACCAGAATATAACAATAGGGTGTTTTTCGCTGGCGAACATGTTTCTGTATCTAGGGCATGGATTCAAGGCGCTTTGCAAACTGGTATGATGGCAGCTAACGATGTAGCAAAAGCTTGCAATAGAATTCTCTAG
- a CDS encoding MtnX-like HAD-IB family phosphatase, with amino-acid sequence MEKISYVFFVDFDGTITKTDVCETIIAKLAGPGWKEINKKWERKELSTLACAKETFKLFTRKDPEAFQEIVETVEVNEGFKAFVAYCQTKGYPIYILSDGYDYYIEYILNREGLTLPYYSNKLTFSADLEVATPHHSKDCGLCGVCKTALIQQLRKKAEKSIYIGDGSSDFCPAEKVDYVFAKKRLLNHCLSLGRQVYSFNNFKDILNQMQRLEEGQ; translated from the coding sequence ATGGAAAAGATAAGCTATGTTTTTTTTGTGGACTTTGATGGTACCATTACAAAAACGGATGTGTGTGAAACGATTATAGCAAAACTAGCAGGTCCTGGTTGGAAAGAAATCAATAAAAAGTGGGAAAGAAAAGAATTATCTACATTAGCCTGTGCTAAAGAAACCTTTAAGCTATTTACAAGAAAAGATCCCGAAGCCTTTCAGGAAATCGTGGAGACTGTAGAAGTCAATGAAGGCTTCAAAGCTTTTGTGGCCTATTGTCAAACGAAAGGTTATCCTATTTATATTTTAAGTGATGGTTATGACTACTATATTGAGTATATTTTAAATAGAGAGGGTTTAACTTTACCTTATTACTCTAATAAGTTGACTTTCTCTGCAGATCTTGAAGTAGCAACACCTCACCACTCAAAAGATTGTGGCTTATGTGGTGTATGCAAAACAGCCTTAATACAGCAGTTGAGAAAAAAAGCTGAAAAAAGCATCTATATTGGTGATGGTTCTTCCGATTTTTGCCCAGCGGAAAAAGTGGATTATGTATTTGCAAAAAAAAGGCTTCTTAATCACTGTTTAAGCTTAGGAAGACAGGTTTATAGTTTTAACAACTTTAAAGACATATTAAATCAAATGCAGCGTTTAGAGGAGGGACAATGA
- the ccsB gene encoding c-type cytochrome biogenesis protein CcsB, which translates to MLNEDYSFIATLIFYGLSVLAYFVFFMFRNEKFSNYGSLLVKLGVIFHTVALASRSVEASRLPLSNQYEFATTFAWGIAVSFVGFEWKYKFKALGTFVTPLIVLVAFYAALQSKEIRPLMPALQSNWITIHVSTAIFSYGAFAIGCGVSMMYLIRDRLKEDPFITKYMPTSEILDSISYRAIALGFIMLTVVIISGAIWAEKAWGRYWQWDPKETWSFITWIIYAIYLHVRLSKGWKNKKAAWFAILGFLAILFTYIGVNTVLSGYHSYA; encoded by the coding sequence ATGTTGAATGAGGATTATAGCTTTATAGCTACATTAATATTCTATGGTTTATCTGTATTGGCTTATTTCGTTTTTTTTATGTTTCGTAACGAAAAATTTTCTAATTATGGAAGTTTATTGGTGAAATTAGGTGTGATTTTTCATACGGTAGCCTTAGCTTCTAGGAGCGTGGAAGCTAGTAGATTACCGCTATCGAATCAATATGAATTTGCTACAACTTTTGCATGGGGAATTGCTGTAAGTTTTGTAGGTTTTGAATGGAAGTATAAGTTTAAAGCATTGGGTACCTTTGTTACTCCTTTGATTGTATTGGTTGCTTTTTACGCAGCACTACAATCCAAGGAGATAAGACCCTTGATGCCAGCACTACAAAGTAATTGGATTACGATTCACGTGAGTACAGCTATTTTTAGTTATGGTGCCTTTGCTATTGGTTGCGGCGTTTCTATGATGTACTTAATTCGTGATAGGCTAAAGGAAGATCCTTTTATCACAAAATATATGCCAACCTCTGAAATTTTGGATAGCATAAGTTACAGAGCCATCGCATTAGGTTTTATCATGTTGACAGTAGTGATCATTAGTGGTGCTATATGGGCAGAAAAGGCATGGGGAAGATATTGGCAGTGGGATCCAAAGGAAACCTGGTCTTTTATCACTTGGATTATTTACGCTATCTATCTCCATGTTAGACTATCTAAGGGATGGAAAAATAAAAAAGCAGCTTGGTTTGCGATATTGGGATTTTTGGCGATATTATTTACCTATATTGGGGTGAATACAGTCTTGTCTGGGTATCATTCCTATGCATAA
- a CDS encoding cytochrome c biogenesis protein ResB: MKRKKRIRGIVDFLKSMKFGLMLLGILGGFSVVGSLVPQGREVNFYEHSYSQAIAKGILMFKIDDLYHSPYFIVLLGALCLNLFLCSISRFSKIIERVRAVPNPSIMDKISSGEMQNKVDHKIVFKEIFQTYGFNGFSKIKKDNNKIMYYSKKSQMGYLGSWFIHLGVLLTIVFYAYGQFTYFTTSVYGLPGESKEVQGTEYRIDIHDFDIDYREDGSIKQYVSHIDLKNQKGDPLKSSNIYVNHPMRHKGYAFYQSAAGWATSIKVYRRDELIQEDILYETTGIADQNGILAIEFQKFYPDFMATENGILSVSNQPNNPKVLYSLFFMGQRISMNVAAIGEAIHWQDFTFVFDDPQMYTYLQVNKMKGKTGAAIGALFILLGLILCFYKKPKELMIVQQGKEVHIFGKNLDTNNKLFREVNLYVE, translated from the coding sequence ATGAAAAGAAAAAAGAGGATTAGAGGTATTGTAGATTTCCTAAAGTCCATGAAATTTGGTTTAATGTTGTTGGGAATCCTCGGAGGTTTTTCTGTAGTGGGTTCTCTAGTACCACAGGGTAGAGAAGTAAACTTTTATGAGCATAGTTATTCTCAGGCAATAGCAAAGGGAATTTTAATGTTTAAGATAGATGATTTGTATCATTCACCTTATTTTATTGTATTACTCGGTGCTTTGTGTTTAAATCTATTTTTATGCAGCATCTCTAGATTCAGTAAGATCATAGAAAGAGTTAGAGCAGTTCCTAATCCCAGCATAATGGATAAAATATCTTCAGGTGAAATGCAAAATAAAGTGGATCATAAAATTGTGTTTAAAGAGATTTTTCAAACCTATGGGTTTAATGGGTTTAGCAAAATCAAGAAAGACAATAATAAAATAATGTACTATAGCAAGAAAAGTCAAATGGGTTATTTAGGTTCATGGTTTATTCACTTAGGGGTATTGCTTACCATCGTATTTTATGCCTATGGTCAATTTACTTATTTTACCACCTCTGTCTATGGTCTGCCTGGAGAGAGTAAGGAAGTACAGGGAACAGAGTATAGGATAGATATTCATGACTTTGATATAGATTATAGGGAAGATGGGTCAATAAAGCAATATGTCTCTCATATAGATTTGAAAAACCAAAAGGGGGACCCATTAAAGTCATCAAATATTTATGTAAATCATCCTATGAGGCATAAGGGATATGCTTTCTATCAATCAGCAGCTGGATGGGCAACCAGTATAAAAGTATATCGAAGGGATGAATTGATTCAGGAGGATATACTTTATGAAACAACTGGAATAGCGGATCAAAATGGTATACTTGCGATAGAATTTCAAAAATTTTATCCTGACTTTATGGCAACAGAAAATGGCATACTAAGTGTCTCTAATCAGCCTAATAATCCTAAAGTGCTGTACTCTCTATTTTTTATGGGACAGAGGATTTCTATGAATGTGGCTGCTATAGGGGAAGCTATCCATTGGCAGGATTTTACCTTTGTATTTGATGATCCTCAAATGTATACGTATCTTCAAGTAAACAAAATGAAGGGTAAGACTGGAGCTGCTATAGGTGCTTTGTTCATCCTCCTTGGGTTGATACTATGTTTTTATAAGAAGCCTAAAGAGTTAATGATTGTTCAGCAGGGAAAAGAAGTACATATTTTTGGAAAGAATCTTGATACAAACAATAAGTTGTTTAGGGAGGTAAATTTATATGTTGAATGA
- a CDS encoding ammonia-forming cytochrome c nitrite reductase subunit c552: MKRYINTLLVFVMVLTLVLTNIGCARQQEETPEETPEEVPQRPLGEVPAPEDMILEAAHWQEEYPMIYESFLRTSRMGDNTVEDSTLGGLHPVDYLEKYPNIKILYDGIGFSKEYFVARGHYYSLEDVINTARPKPGASCLACKTADYEKLFVEHGQDLFTLDFHETVQGIENAISCYNCHRNEPGENIQVTAPHLTVGLTKLQQEPSPGTMACAQCHVEYYFDPETREVVLPWDNGIGIEEIEAYFDERDFYDWKHPRTGTPLIKVQHPEFEMYTGSVHDRMGISCADCHMPTVEEEGETYTSHWAKSPLKTVEESCGRCHTDTEAIIAETEEIQREIDAMQVEVSGMIVQLIEDFATALDERNLDEDTVEKLWDLHRKAQYRWDFVMVENSTGFHHAAKAREALEQAKDFAQQALDILAEQQ, from the coding sequence ATGAAACGATATATCAATACACTGTTGGTTTTTGTGATGGTGTTAACATTAGTGCTCACCAACATAGGTTGTGCAAGACAGCAGGAGGAGACGCCAGAAGAAACTCCTGAAGAAGTACCTCAAAGACCGCTAGGGGAAGTGCCAGCGCCAGAGGATATGATTTTAGAAGCAGCCCATTGGCAGGAGGAGTATCCTATGATTTATGAGTCTTTTTTAAGAACTTCTAGAATGGGAGACAATACAGTGGAAGATAGTACACTAGGTGGACTACACCCTGTTGATTACTTGGAAAAATATCCTAACATAAAGATACTTTATGATGGGATAGGATTTTCTAAAGAATATTTTGTAGCTAGAGGACACTATTATTCTTTAGAGGATGTAATCAACACTGCTCGACCTAAACCAGGTGCCTCTTGTCTAGCTTGTAAAACAGCTGATTATGAAAAGTTATTTGTAGAGCATGGACAAGACTTATTTACATTAGATTTTCATGAAACCGTACAGGGGATAGAAAATGCGATTAGCTGTTATAATTGTCATAGAAATGAACCAGGAGAAAATATACAGGTAACTGCGCCACATCTTACGGTAGGTTTAACCAAATTGCAGCAGGAGCCATCACCAGGAACTATGGCCTGTGCCCAATGTCATGTAGAATATTACTTTGATCCAGAAACGAGAGAAGTTGTTTTACCTTGGGATAATGGTATAGGGATTGAAGAGATAGAAGCTTATTTTGATGAAAGAGATTTTTATGATTGGAAGCATCCTAGAACAGGAACACCACTCATTAAAGTACAACATCCAGAGTTTGAAATGTATACAGGTAGTGTACATGATAGAATGGGGATAAGTTGTGCCGATTGCCATATGCCAACGGTAGAAGAAGAAGGTGAAACCTATACTTCTCACTGGGCAAAGAGTCCACTAAAAACCGTTGAAGAATCCTGCGGAAGATGTCATACAGATACTGAGGCCATTATCGCTGAAACAGAAGAAATTCAAAGAGAAATAGATGCAATGCAGGTAGAGGTCAGCGGCATGATTGTGCAGCTTATAGAAGATTTTGCCACTGCACTAGATGAGAGAAATTTAGATGAGGATACAGTAGAAAAGCTTTGGGATTTACATAGGAAAGCACAGTATCGTTGGGATTTTGTCATGGTGGAAAACTCTACTGGGTTCCATCATGCGGCGAAGGCTAGAGAAGCCTTAGAGCAGGCTAAAGACTTTGCTCAGCAGGCGTTAGATATTTTAGCAGAGCAGCAGTAG
- the thiE gene encoding thiamine phosphate synthase — MTIDYSLYLITDRYLVGNKNFFDAVAKALKGGVTLLQVREKNVSSREFYAISSKLKEITRQFDVPLIINDRLDIALAVDADGLHIGEDDLPIEIARKLLGNNKILGYSASTVEEARYAEKMGANYLGTGAVFPTDSKKDAGAAIGLDKLREVVESVNIPVVGIGGISPQNIDAVKSAGANGIALISAILSQEDTYKAAKELLTRWKR, encoded by the coding sequence ATGACTATAGATTATAGCTTATATTTAATTACAGACCGCTATTTAGTAGGAAACAAAAACTTTTTTGATGCTGTTGCAAAAGCACTAAAGGGGGGAGTTACACTACTGCAGGTAAGAGAGAAGAATGTTAGTTCCAGGGAATTTTATGCTATTAGTTCAAAACTTAAAGAAATCACAAGACAGTTTGATGTGCCTCTTATTATCAATGATCGACTAGACATTGCCTTAGCGGTAGATGCTGATGGTCTACATATAGGTGAAGATGATTTGCCGATTGAAATAGCAAGAAAATTATTGGGTAATAATAAAATCTTAGGCTACTCTGCATCTACTGTAGAAGAAGCCCGTTATGCTGAAAAAATGGGGGCAAATTATTTAGGCACTGGAGCCGTATTTCCTACCGATAGTAAAAAAGATGCAGGAGCTGCCATAGGTTTGGATAAACTTAGAGAGGTTGTAGAGAGTGTTAATATTCCCGTAGTAGGCATTGGAGGTATTTCTCCCCAAAACATAGATGCGGTAAAATCAGCCGGAGCTAATGGTATAGCCCTCATATCCGCCATATTATCCCAGGAAGATACTTATAAAGCTGCTAAGGAGCTACTTACCCGATGGAAAAGATAA